A window of Panicum virgatum strain AP13 chromosome 8K, P.virgatum_v5, whole genome shotgun sequence contains these coding sequences:
- the LOC120644702 gene encoding uncharacterized protein LOC120644702, with amino-acid sequence MAWLARSIANSLLSPEEDEPSGTAPGPSAASSPPRGVREDLSELTGALATRFQGLASFLAAPGEGAPRGPDPAEIAGRFRAGLARLPGRQAVADLAKIASSLLPPEGDAGWAEDAVGVTEEVVAFARDAAMRHELWLNFPLLPDDADSDDFDMTDAQQDHALAVESVAPELADLRIELCPSHMSEGCFWKIYFVLLHPKLRKEDAEILSTPQILEARDKLSHDLQYQTKLQSSSEDTVPVPFSTVDGALASPVEVLDALKGQAGSVMATSFSNIDHDIPQSTNQEFQSTNATSNAGSVSSDNISGSVPVQLVSIVKDATVVSESTMEESTRDLSTEVAAEEEQSMQMSEIALVDNSPPKDDQQKQPLADINEQSGVDIQKAYHDEDEDDGDEWLEETGGPGNTMIPIADDEDVSFSDLEDDDGTT; translated from the exons atgGCGTGGCTCGCGCGCTCCATCGCCAACTCCCTCCTCTCCCCCGAGGAGGACGAACCCAGCGGCACCGCCCCgggcccctccgccgcctcctccccgccgcgcggCGTCCGCGAGGACCTCTCCGAGCTCACCGGCGCGCTCGCGACCCGCTTCCAGGGCCTCGCGTCCTTCCTCGCGGCCCCGGGCGAGGGCGCGCCGCGGGGGCCGGACCCGGCCGAGATCGCGGGCCGCTTCCGCGCCGGCCTCGCGCGGCTCCCGGGCCGCCAGGCCGTCGCGGATCTCGCCAAGATCGCCTCCTCGCTGCTGCCCCCGGAGGGCGACGCGGGCTGGGCGGAGGACGCCGTGGGGGTCACCGAGGAGGTGGTCGCCTTCGCGCGGGACGCCGCCATGCGGCACGAGCTCTGGCTCAActtccccctcctccccgaCGACGCCGACTCCGACG ATTTCGACATGACTGATGCGCAGCAGGACCACGCGCTGGCCGTCGAGAGCGTGGCGCCGGAGCTTGCTGATCTGCGGATCGAGCTCTGCCCCAGCCACATGAGCGAGGGCTGCTTCTGGAAGATATACTTCGTGCTGCTGCATCCTAAGCTCAGGAAGGAGGATGCCGAAATTCTGTCGACTCCACAG ATTTTGGAAGCTAGAGACAAGTTGTCACATGATTTGCAATATCAGACGAAGTTACAGAGCAGCAGTGAGGACACCGTACCTGTGCCTTTCAGCACTGTAGATGGCGCTTTAGCTTCTCCTGTAGAGGTTTTGGATGCCTTAAAGGGTCAAGCTGGCTCCGTGATGGCCACATCTTTTAGCAACATAGATCATGACATCCCTCAATCAACCAATCAGGAATTTCAATCAACTAATGCAACCAGTAATGCTGGATCTGTTTCTTCAGATAACATCAGCGGCAGTGTACCTGTACAGCTAGTCTCCATAGTGAAAGACGCTACTGTGGTGTCAGAGTCTACGATGGAAGAAAGCACACGTGATCTCTCAACAGAAGTTGCAGCAGAAGAAGAACAGAGCATGCAAATGTCTGAGATAGCATTGGTGGACAATTCTCCTCCTAAAGATGATCAACAGAAACAACCATTGGCTGACATCAATGAACAATCAGGAGTTGACATCCAGAAAGCTTATCAtgacgaggatgaggatgatggCGATGAATGGTTGGAGGAGACAGGTGGCCCAGGAAACACGATGATTCCAATTGCGGATGATGAAGATGTATCCTTCAGTGATCTAGAGGATGACGATGGTACAACATGA